One segment of Methanolinea mesophila DNA contains the following:
- a CDS encoding PrsW family intramembrane metalloprotease, with product MDLFVPFLILAIAPGLFWLWYFYHRDKYEPEPLSWIAIVYLLGMTITIPVAFLEGTIGLLLGDFLIAIAIAPVLEEYAKYIVVRSTVYQSVEFNEPMDGIVYSTAVGLGFATLENIIYVFTSLETSAVFALQTGVIRAILSVPGHALFSSMWGYALGQAKFMAPSARPAVIAGGLIAAMISHSIFNLLLFSDIGVAVLVLVFFPFIWWIALRHIRRALAQSPFNHPR from the coding sequence ATGGACCTTTTCGTCCCGTTCCTGATACTGGCGATTGCACCCGGGTTGTTCTGGTTATGGTATTTCTATCACCGGGACAAGTACGAGCCTGAACCGCTCTCCTGGATCGCGATCGTGTATCTGCTCGGGATGACCATCACCATCCCGGTGGCCTTCCTGGAGGGGACTATCGGGCTTCTCCTGGGGGATTTCCTCATCGCCATCGCGATAGCCCCGGTGCTGGAAGAATATGCCAAGTACATAGTGGTACGGAGCACGGTCTACCAGTCGGTGGAGTTCAACGAGCCCATGGACGGGATCGTGTATTCGACTGCGGTGGGGCTCGGGTTCGCCACCCTGGAGAATATTATCTACGTGTTCACCTCGCTGGAGACATCGGCGGTATTTGCCCTCCAGACCGGGGTCATCAGGGCGATCCTCTCGGTCCCGGGCCATGCCCTCTTCTCTTCGATGTGGGGGTACGCGCTCGGCCAGGCGAAGTTCATGGCCCCCTCCGCCAGACCGGCGGTGATTGCCGGGGGGCTGATCGCGGCCATGATCTCACATTCGATCTTCAACCTCCTCCTCTTCTCGGATATCGGGGTGGCGGTGCTGGTCCTGGTATTCTTCCCGTTCATATGGTGGATCGCCCTCAGGCATATCAGGAGGGCCCTCGCACAGTCTCCATTCAACCACCCCCGTTAA
- the mfnA gene encoding tyrosine decarboxylase MfnA has protein sequence MRYKGRTEEDLFSFLASKKREDTCHEYILSSMCTLPHPVAVRAHTMFMETNLGDPGLFQGTSSLEHLLIRTLGELFHHPDACGYATSGGTESNIQALRIAKMTSKKTRPNVVLPESAHFSFKKACEILCMEMRCIPLDEHYRMDVQAAAEATDDQTCCLVGIAGTTEYGMVDPLTELSLLAMERDIHLHVDAAFGGMVIPFLERPLPFDFSLPGVRSIAVDPHKMGLSTIPSGCLLVRDPELVCSLSVDTPYLTVKQEFTLSGTRPGAPVVGALAVLEYLGREGMEALVRGCMKNTLRLIDGMEAYGIARVVTPDVNVATFSPAKVPPPWRISMTRRGHLRIVCMPHVHADIIEKFLKDIGETNA, from the coding sequence ATGCGGTATAAAGGGCGGACTGAGGAAGACCTCTTCTCTTTTCTCGCGTCCAAAAAGAGAGAGGACACCTGCCACGAGTACATCCTCTCGTCGATGTGCACGCTCCCCCACCCTGTCGCGGTGCGGGCGCACACCATGTTCATGGAGACCAACCTCGGGGATCCCGGGCTGTTCCAGGGCACCTCGAGTCTCGAGCACCTGCTGATCCGGACGCTGGGCGAGCTCTTCCATCACCCCGATGCCTGCGGGTACGCCACCTCGGGCGGCACGGAGTCCAACATCCAGGCCCTGCGGATCGCGAAGATGACCTCGAAGAAAACCCGGCCTAACGTGGTACTCCCCGAATCCGCACACTTTTCCTTCAAAAAAGCCTGCGAAATACTCTGTATGGAGATGCGGTGCATCCCCCTGGACGAGCACTACAGGATGGACGTGCAGGCCGCCGCGGAAGCGACGGACGACCAGACCTGCTGCCTGGTGGGGATCGCAGGGACCACCGAGTACGGGATGGTGGACCCTCTCACCGAGCTCTCCCTGCTCGCGATGGAACGCGATATCCACCTGCACGTGGACGCCGCGTTCGGGGGGATGGTGATCCCCTTCCTGGAAAGACCCCTCCCGTTCGACTTTTCCCTCCCGGGTGTGCGGAGCATCGCGGTGGATCCTCATAAGATGGGGCTTTCCACCATCCCGTCGGGGTGCCTCCTTGTCCGGGATCCGGAACTGGTATGCTCCCTCTCGGTGGACACTCCCTACCTCACCGTGAAGCAGGAGTTCACCCTCTCGGGGACCCGGCCCGGGGCCCCGGTGGTGGGGGCGCTCGCGGTACTCGAGTACCTGGGCCGGGAAGGCATGGAGGCCCTCGTCAGGGGGTGCATGAAGAATACCCTGCGGCTCATCGACGGTATGGAGGCCTACGGCATCGCCCGGGTGGTGACCCCGGACGTGAACGTGGCGACCTTCTCCCCGGCGAAGGTGCCCCCGCCATGGAGGATCTCGATGACCCGCAGGGGGCACCTGCGGATCGTGTGCATGCCCCACGTGCACGCTGACATCATTGAAAAATTCCTGAAGGATATTGGTGAGACAAATGCTTGA
- a CDS encoding multicopper oxidase family protein, translating to MNRSENIQWMRGGIMAVLALALLACIAMPVSALIDPATIPKWENTITGPPPVYVPVSPNYYEVNMTVFSQQVLPPSMSLTTTVWGYGGLAKDAVTGAPLGFVRNSPGPSFEAAKGTPINVRWINEINTPHMFAVDPTLHWANPNSIPMMLSPPFPPFPPGFVPGAPNNTNNYDAQSPVPVVVHLHGSEVTAASDGDPDQWFTASGVHGSTYYTNTTFPQTANSAVYDYPNTQPPATLWYHDHALGITRLNVMSGLAGFYLLRDPVDPLASSLPQGKYEVPLVFQDRTFNDDGSFYFYTVGNVPDVHPYWNPEFFGDTIMVNGLVWPKMNVDKAAYRFRLLDGSNARFYTLTLSNGMSFTQIGTDGGYLKGPAVMNQLTIAPGERADIIIDFSRLPTGTEVILMNSAATPFPSGDPVDANTAQLIKFVVGPTTGPRPARLPTSLNPTLTGNFPNLPAPTNTRILTLQEVVDPGDNPIEILLDGQKWAAPISENPQVGTTEEWVIVNPTMDTHPIHLHLVQFQLVSRQNFNVDAYEAQWLAVNGQPPLSNATIPVDPTPYLTGTATPPRVSEIGWKDTIQMNPGQVTKIRVRWAQQTGTPYPFDVTTGEYVWHCHILDHEDNEMMRPYIVTP from the coding sequence ATGAATCGTTCTGAGAACATTCAATGGATGAGGGGTGGGATCATGGCCGTCCTTGCCCTCGCACTTTTAGCATGCATCGCTATGCCGGTGAGTGCATTGATTGACCCGGCGACTATTCCTAAATGGGAAAACACTATCACCGGCCCCCCGCCGGTATACGTCCCGGTCAGTCCGAACTATTACGAAGTGAACATGACCGTATTCTCACAGCAGGTCCTCCCTCCGTCGATGAGCCTGACCACCACGGTATGGGGCTATGGCGGGCTTGCCAAGGATGCGGTGACCGGGGCCCCGCTGGGGTTCGTGCGTAATTCACCCGGACCGAGCTTCGAAGCGGCCAAGGGGACGCCTATCAACGTTCGCTGGATCAACGAGATCAACACTCCTCACATGTTTGCGGTCGACCCGACCCTCCACTGGGCGAACCCCAATTCGATACCCATGATGCTCTCGCCCCCGTTCCCGCCATTCCCGCCGGGATTCGTCCCGGGGGCTCCCAACAACACCAACAATTACGATGCCCAGTCTCCCGTACCAGTTGTTGTACATCTGCACGGATCTGAAGTGACCGCCGCCTCCGATGGGGATCCCGACCAGTGGTTCACCGCGAGCGGGGTTCACGGATCGACGTACTATACCAATACCACCTTCCCCCAGACCGCGAATTCAGCGGTGTACGATTACCCGAACACTCAGCCTCCGGCTACATTATGGTACCACGATCACGCGCTCGGGATCACCAGGCTGAATGTCATGTCGGGGCTCGCAGGGTTCTATCTGCTCCGTGACCCTGTAGACCCCCTGGCCTCTTCCCTCCCGCAGGGAAAATATGAAGTGCCCCTGGTCTTCCAGGACAGGACGTTCAACGACGACGGTTCGTTCTACTTCTACACGGTAGGAAACGTACCGGACGTCCATCCCTACTGGAACCCCGAGTTCTTCGGCGATACCATCATGGTGAACGGGCTGGTCTGGCCTAAGATGAACGTGGACAAGGCCGCGTACCGGTTCCGGCTCCTCGACGGCTCGAATGCAAGGTTCTACACCCTCACCCTCTCGAACGGGATGAGCTTCACCCAGATCGGGACCGATGGAGGGTACCTGAAGGGGCCTGCGGTTATGAACCAGTTGACCATTGCCCCCGGCGAGCGTGCGGATATCATCATTGATTTCTCCCGCCTGCCCACCGGCACCGAGGTTATCCTGATGAACAGTGCAGCGACTCCGTTCCCGTCAGGTGATCCGGTTGATGCCAATACCGCCCAGCTGATCAAGTTCGTGGTCGGCCCAACGACCGGACCCCGGCCTGCCAGGCTCCCCACGTCCCTGAACCCGACACTTACGGGTAATTTCCCGAACCTCCCGGCTCCGACAAACACCCGGATTCTGACCCTCCAGGAGGTCGTGGACCCCGGCGACAACCCGATTGAGATCCTCCTCGACGGGCAGAAGTGGGCGGCGCCCATCTCCGAGAACCCCCAGGTCGGGACTACCGAAGAATGGGTCATCGTGAACCCCACCATGGATACGCACCCCATCCATCTCCACCTGGTCCAGTTCCAGCTCGTAAGCCGGCAGAACTTTAATGTCGATGCATATGAAGCGCAATGGCTCGCGGTGAACGGTCAACCGCCGCTGTCCAATGCGACCATACCGGTCGACCCGACACCGTACCTTACCGGTACCGCTACACCGCCGCGAGTGAGCGAGATCGGGTGGAAGGATACGATCCAGATGAACCCGGGACAGGTAACAAAGATCCGGGTGAGGTGGGCCCAGCAGACCGGGACCCCGTATCCGTTCGATGTGACCACAGGAGAGTACGTCTGGCACTGCCACATCCTGGACCACGAGGACAACGAGATGATGCGGCCGTACATCGTTACGCCGTAA
- the hpt gene encoding hypoxanthine/guanine phosphoribosyltransferase has product MLERLVKSLETCPMVKRGEYNYFIHPITDGVPVVDPDLLREVSTAMIKVLDLDGVHRILVAEAMGIHIGSIISTMTDIPLNIVRKREYKLPGEIAIHQSTGYSKGELYLNGISPGDRVAIVDDVISTGGTMKAILGALDLAGAEVSDICFAIQRGSPDIGRPYKSLVSIEVTDRVHVIDRYF; this is encoded by the coding sequence ATGCTTGAAAGACTGGTTAAATCTCTTGAAACCTGCCCGATGGTGAAGCGCGGCGAATATAATTATTTCATCCACCCGATAACCGACGGGGTCCCGGTCGTCGACCCGGACCTTCTCCGGGAGGTGTCCACCGCCATGATCAAGGTGCTCGACCTCGACGGGGTCCACAGGATCCTGGTCGCCGAGGCGATGGGGATCCATATCGGTTCGATTATCTCGACCATGACCGATATCCCCCTCAACATCGTGCGGAAACGGGAATACAAGCTGCCGGGGGAGATCGCCATCCATCAGAGCACGGGGTATTCGAAGGGCGAACTCTACCTGAACGGCATCTCCCCGGGAGACCGCGTGGCGATCGTGGACGACGTGATCTCCACAGGCGGAACCATGAAAGCCATCCTCGGTGCGCTCGACCTCGCGGGTGCCGAAGTGTCCGACATCTGCTTTGCCATCCAGCGGGGTTCCCCCGATATCGGCCGGCCGTATAAGTCGCTGGTCAGTATCGAGGTCACCGACAGGGTGCATGTGATTGACCGATACTTCTAG
- a CDS encoding hemolysin family protein, whose amino-acid sequence MATLWEFTVLLILILINGYLSMAEFALVAASPFRLESMVLEERKATKAARTAKSAKAALALKQDPNRFLSAIQVGVTLVGIFTGAYAAASFSPLLVPFFSLFPLTGPYAETISFVLVLVLVTYIALVIGEVAPKRIGIHNPEKIAAMVARPITALTVVTAPVVALLSVSTDGVLWLLRIRERPGPRVTEEEIRILVREGTEEGVLEREEQEMVEGVFNLGDRKVYSVMTARPDIAAIDLADPLEQNLRVMETKRHSRYPVYRENLDNILGIVWIGDVRAAEIRGKVPDFRGILREPQFIPENAPVLRALETFKHTGAAFAVVVDEYGGVAGILTPHDLMEAIVGEFTTQGSPDERMVVQREDGSYLVDGLYPIDGVQELLEAGPLPDQENFHTLAGFVMLRLGRIPVTGDHFDWEKWRFEVVDMDGRRVDKVLLSPLEPVETLTAPEERSE is encoded by the coding sequence ATGGCGACACTCTGGGAATTTACGGTACTGCTGATCCTGATACTGATTAACGGGTATCTCTCCATGGCGGAGTTCGCCCTGGTGGCGGCAAGCCCATTCCGGCTGGAAAGCATGGTCCTGGAGGAACGTAAGGCCACAAAGGCTGCCCGGACGGCGAAGTCGGCGAAAGCGGCGCTTGCCCTCAAGCAGGACCCGAACCGGTTCCTCTCTGCCATCCAGGTCGGGGTCACCCTGGTGGGAATATTCACCGGGGCGTATGCGGCGGCTTCATTTTCGCCGCTGCTGGTCCCGTTCTTCTCTTTGTTCCCCCTGACCGGGCCGTACGCAGAGACAATCTCGTTCGTGCTGGTCCTGGTGCTGGTCACCTACATCGCCCTGGTCATCGGGGAGGTCGCCCCGAAAAGGATAGGGATCCATAACCCCGAAAAGATCGCCGCGATGGTGGCCCGGCCGATCACCGCCCTGACTGTCGTCACTGCTCCGGTGGTTGCGCTCCTCTCAGTCTCGACGGATGGAGTACTCTGGCTGCTCAGGATACGGGAACGCCCCGGCCCCCGGGTGACCGAGGAGGAGATCCGGATTCTCGTCAGGGAAGGGACGGAGGAGGGGGTCCTGGAACGTGAAGAACAGGAGATGGTCGAAGGGGTGTTCAACCTCGGGGACCGGAAGGTCTACTCGGTGATGACCGCCCGCCCGGACATCGCGGCCATAGACCTTGCCGATCCCCTCGAGCAGAACCTCCGTGTTATGGAGACGAAGCGCCACTCCCGGTACCCCGTGTACCGGGAAAACCTCGACAATATTCTCGGGATCGTCTGGATTGGGGACGTGCGTGCCGCCGAGATCCGGGGAAAGGTGCCGGACTTCCGGGGTATCCTCAGGGAGCCGCAGTTCATCCCCGAAAATGCGCCGGTGCTCCGGGCCCTGGAGACGTTCAAGCACACGGGCGCGGCGTTTGCAGTGGTAGTGGACGAATACGGGGGCGTCGCCGGGATACTGACCCCCCACGACCTGATGGAGGCCATCGTGGGGGAATTCACCACCCAGGGGTCGCCGGATGAACGGATGGTGGTACAGCGGGAGGACGGGTCGTACCTGGTCGACGGGCTCTATCCAATCGACGGGGTGCAGGAACTGCTGGAGGCCGGTCCGCTTCCGGACCAGGAAAATTTCCATACCCTGGCCGGATTTGTGATGCTCAGACTGGGAAGGATCCCGGTCACGGGGGATCATTTCGACTGGGAGAAGTGGCGGTTCGAGGTGGTGGACATGGACGGTAGGAGGGTGGACAAGGTCCTTCTTTCACCGCTCGAGCCGGTTGAAACTCTAACCGCACCCGAAGAACGCAGCGAATAG
- the dph2 gene encoding diphthamide biosynthesis enzyme Dph2, which yields MTDTSRLVTLLNERGASRVALQFPAGLKRQAGEIAGTLRAAGFFVVISGDPCYGACDLALDTLSFADVLVHFGHTPLGTHPDVIFLPWEVDIPLESLDHAIPLLRESLVGLVTTSQHAHQLPRVAEYLGDRGIEARIGEVSERTPLPGQILGCSYSAARVPGVKEILYIGTGVFHPLGVQLATGARVVALDPFTGTSAVIDASRLLRTRHALIERARRADRFGILVSTKTGQCRRELAERLAGLCDRAFLVVAREIDPGELLNLGFGAYVNTACPRLSYDDQVRFPVPVLTPQEFEILCGVRQWEDYAIDEV from the coding sequence TTGACCGATACTTCTAGGCTCGTCACTCTCCTCAACGAGCGTGGGGCCAGCCGGGTCGCCCTCCAGTTCCCGGCCGGGCTGAAGCGGCAGGCGGGAGAGATCGCCGGAACCCTCAGGGCCGCAGGGTTTTTCGTGGTGATCAGCGGCGACCCCTGTTACGGCGCGTGCGACCTGGCCCTCGACACCCTTTCTTTTGCGGACGTGCTGGTGCATTTCGGACATACTCCGCTCGGCACGCACCCCGATGTAATCTTCCTGCCCTGGGAGGTCGACATTCCTCTCGAGTCACTGGACCACGCGATCCCGCTGCTCAGGGAATCCCTGGTAGGGCTGGTCACCACCTCCCAGCACGCCCACCAGCTCCCACGCGTGGCCGAGTATCTTGGCGACAGGGGGATCGAGGCACGGATCGGTGAGGTGAGCGAACGTACCCCGCTTCCCGGCCAGATCCTGGGATGCTCCTATTCCGCGGCACGGGTCCCGGGAGTGAAAGAGATCCTGTACATCGGCACCGGGGTGTTTCATCCCCTCGGGGTCCAGCTCGCCACAGGCGCACGGGTCGTAGCCCTTGACCCCTTTACCGGGACCTCGGCAGTGATCGACGCATCGCGCCTGCTCCGCACCCGCCACGCCCTTATCGAACGAGCCCGGCGTGCGGACCGCTTCGGTATCCTGGTCAGCACCAAGACCGGGCAGTGCCGGAGAGAACTCGCAGAGCGCCTGGCCGGGCTCTGCGACAGGGCGTTTCTGGTCGTGGCCCGGGAGATCGATCCGGGCGAACTTCTCAACCTGGGCTTCGGTGCGTACGTCAATACCGCATGCCCCCGCCTCTCGTACGACGACCAGGTCCGGTTCCCGGTCCCGGTACTTACCCCGCAGGAGTTCGAGATCCTTTGCGGGGTGCGCCAATGGGAAGATTACGCCATAGACGAGGTCTGA
- a CDS encoding metallophosphoesterase → MKKPHLPRMTFNRYFAAIFIMALIPVSVGVMYEQGSSTEITVLTIPDAPHGIVFIADPHLRDANMDHIREVIAAINELHPSVVLIGGDFVYGEGEDLALQEVWKEVDAPVYAVLGNHDYKSGDSGTGAIQKTLALRGADLDPDHYDLGCMKDEDPEGYAYADTLTAVLEENDVHVLRNEYTEMEIDGKTLCIVGVDDGWAGMADPPSHPEGDGFVIYMIHEPECRADWDADLILAGHTHGGQFIPPGVDGLASDGLVRLSGLVTDDSTRTYITRGVGTSNLEVELRLFATPEIVVINP, encoded by the coding sequence TTGAAGAAACCACATCTCCCCCGGATGACATTCAACCGGTATTTCGCCGCGATCTTCATCATGGCGTTGATCCCGGTCTCGGTGGGGGTCATGTACGAACAGGGTTCGTCGACCGAGATCACCGTGCTTACCATTCCCGATGCCCCGCACGGGATCGTGTTCATCGCCGACCCGCACCTTCGCGATGCCAATATGGACCATATCCGCGAGGTCATCGCCGCCATCAATGAGCTCCACCCGTCGGTGGTGCTTATCGGGGGCGACTTCGTGTACGGCGAGGGAGAGGACCTCGCGCTCCAGGAAGTATGGAAAGAGGTCGATGCCCCGGTCTACGCGGTGCTGGGCAATCACGACTATAAATCAGGTGATTCGGGAACCGGCGCAATCCAAAAGACACTCGCACTCCGTGGCGCCGACCTTGACCCTGACCACTACGACCTCGGCTGCATGAAGGACGAGGATCCCGAGGGATACGCGTATGCGGACACCCTCACCGCGGTGCTTGAAGAAAACGACGTCCACGTGCTCCGGAACGAATATACCGAGATGGAAATCGACGGGAAAACGCTCTGCATCGTGGGAGTCGACGACGGATGGGCGGGGATGGCGGACCCCCCCTCACACCCCGAAGGCGACGGTTTCGTGATCTATATGATCCACGAGCCTGAGTGCCGGGCCGACTGGGACGCGGATCTCATCCTTGCCGGTCACACCCACGGTGGCCAGTTCATTCCCCCGGGAGTGGACGGGCTCGCCTCTGACGGCCTGGTAAGGCTCTCCGGACTGGTCACCGACGACAGCACCAGGACCTATATCACAAGGGGGGTGGGAACCTCGAACCTTGAGGTGGAGCTCCGCCTGTTCGCCACTCCCGAGATCGTGGTTATCAATCCCTGA
- a CDS encoding METTL5 family protein: MKLRQLEMKLERLSGFSSPDPGKEQYRTPAPLAARLLFHAWSRGDIEGKKVIDLGCGTGVLSVGAALLGADEVTGIDIDPAALEVAERNATGAGVTVGLVRGDLADPAVVAGLPPGDTVVMNPPFGAQTLHADRPFIDAALRLAPVTYGIFNAGSRSFLTSYLQGRGVVDEVVAGVIPIKKTFAFHTREVREIPVEIMVLRRVM; this comes from the coding sequence GTGAAGCTCCGGCAGCTGGAGATGAAACTTGAGCGGCTTTCTGGCTTTTCCTCTCCTGATCCCGGGAAGGAGCAGTACCGCACCCCTGCCCCCCTGGCGGCACGGCTTCTCTTCCATGCCTGGAGCAGGGGGGATATCGAGGGAAAGAAGGTAATCGACCTGGGGTGCGGCACCGGGGTGCTCTCGGTGGGGGCAGCCCTCCTCGGAGCGGACGAGGTGACAGGGATCGATATCGACCCGGCTGCGCTCGAGGTCGCGGAGAGGAATGCAACCGGCGCGGGAGTGACGGTCGGGCTGGTGCGGGGGGATTTGGCGGATCCCGCGGTGGTCGCGGGGCTGCCCCCTGGTGACACCGTGGTTATGAACCCCCCGTTCGGGGCCCAGACTTTGCATGCAGACCGGCCCTTCATCGATGCCGCCCTCCGGCTCGCACCGGTAACGTACGGGATCTTCAATGCGGGGTCCCGCTCCTTCCTCACATCGTACCTGCAGGGGAGAGGCGTGGTGGATGAAGTGGTCGCGGGCGTGATACCGATAAAAAAGACCTTCGCGTTCCATACCAGGGAGGTCAGGGAGATCCCCGTGGAGATCATGGTGCTGAGGCGGGTCATGTGA
- the corA gene encoding magnesium/cobalt transporter CorA, whose amino-acid sequence MNPVIFPVQGTRRIGEGRQNPVVANKAGGAVPHNTYLAVSCILLSDYGLSMSRRRHKLSKKAGLPPGTLEVTGEPKGGPVRITLFDYDSVHFEERQVQKIEDCLPYRDTATVTWINIDGVANVEVLEKIGTYFSIHPLILEDIQNTEQRPKMEDLDTYLYINLKMIQAPLPGKEIRLEHVSLIIGPNYLLSFQEDPGDVFDPVRERIRKDGRIRRFGPDYLAYALIDNIVDNYFLVMERMEERVEDLEEELVENATPQSMEKINGLKKDMIYLRKAVWPLRELVTGLERSDSPLIKEETLIYLRDVYDHIIQIIDTLETYRDMVSGMIDIYLSGLSYKMNEIMKVLTLIATIFIPLTFIVGVYGMNFRNMPEINYRYGYYVIWGVMIGMVAIMLGYFRKKKWI is encoded by the coding sequence ATGAACCCGGTGATTTTTCCCGTACAGGGCACACGTCGTATCGGAGAGGGCCGGCAGAACCCTGTGGTCGCGAACAAGGCGGGGGGTGCGGTCCCTCACAACACTTATCTCGCCGTCTCGTGCATCTTACTATCGGATTACGGCCTTTCCATGTCCAGACGGCGCCATAAACTTTCGAAGAAGGCAGGACTCCCTCCCGGAACCCTGGAAGTGACCGGTGAACCGAAGGGAGGACCGGTGAGAATCACGCTCTTCGACTACGATTCCGTCCATTTCGAAGAGCGGCAGGTGCAGAAGATCGAGGATTGCCTTCCCTACCGGGACACGGCCACGGTCACCTGGATCAACATCGACGGGGTGGCGAACGTCGAGGTCCTGGAAAAGATTGGGACGTATTTCTCCATTCATCCCCTGATCCTCGAAGATATCCAGAATACCGAGCAACGCCCGAAAATGGAAGACCTGGACACCTATCTCTATATCAACCTGAAGATGATCCAGGCCCCGCTCCCGGGAAAAGAGATCAGGCTCGAGCACGTGAGCCTCATAATCGGCCCGAACTACCTTCTTTCGTTCCAGGAAGACCCGGGAGACGTGTTCGACCCGGTCAGGGAGCGGATTAGGAAGGACGGGAGGATACGGAGGTTCGGTCCCGATTACCTCGCCTATGCCCTCATCGACAATATCGTGGACAACTACTTCCTGGTAATGGAGCGGATGGAGGAGCGGGTGGAAGACCTGGAAGAGGAACTCGTGGAGAACGCGACCCCGCAATCCATGGAGAAGATCAACGGGTTGAAAAAAGACATGATCTACTTAAGAAAGGCGGTCTGGCCGCTTCGTGAACTGGTCACCGGACTGGAACGTTCAGATTCTCCGCTCATCAAAGAAGAGACCCTGATCTATCTCCGCGACGTGTACGACCATATCATCCAGATTATCGACACCCTTGAGACCTACCGTGACATGGTGTCGGGAATGATCGATATCTACCTCTCGGGCCTCTCCTACAAGATGAACGAGATCATGAAGGTGCTCACCCTGATAGCGACCATATTCATCCCGCTTACCTTCATCGTCGGGGTCTACGGCATGAATTTTCGCAACATGCCTGAAATCAATTACCGGTACGGCTACTACGTGATATGGGGGGTCATGATCGGGATGGTGGCGATCATGCTCGGATATTTCCGGAAAAAGAAATGGATCTGA
- a CDS encoding MFS transporter — translation MTSKVPALSSLFLAHLVTDIYMPVISAVIPLLIITYGYSYLMAGLLVTAYNLTSSLFQPVFGWLSDNRGWQVQIWISLLISATFISFMGIIPWYAVLLAFAAIAALGHASFHPSALSLVSRIATGENRGRITSLFVVGGNLGYSLGPFLAGALVLYFGLPGLLVLLVPAVVMAVLLKRILPRTEPVPVPQPSPGQNSRASLRPLTLLFAAATFRAWAVFSAITFIPPLLVTRGYDIFVADLAVTLMLLAGVAGQVIGGSLSDVYGKKEFVLAGMGLSLPAFFLFIFSDGWASLAGLILFGFFLWSSFAITVAMSHELAPHRVGFASGVMLGVAMGAGGVGVAVNGYLADQYGLISAFVPIPALIFIAALLIFLLKYPWKILKGRASLRNE, via the coding sequence GTGACGAGCAAGGTTCCGGCGCTCTCCTCCCTGTTCCTGGCCCATCTTGTCACCGACATCTACATGCCGGTGATATCGGCAGTCATTCCCCTGCTTATTATCACCTACGGGTATTCCTACCTCATGGCGGGACTCCTGGTCACGGCGTACAACCTCACCTCTTCACTCTTCCAGCCGGTCTTCGGCTGGCTCTCGGACAACAGGGGATGGCAGGTCCAGATATGGATTAGCCTTCTCATCTCCGCGACGTTCATCTCGTTCATGGGTATTATCCCCTGGTATGCCGTCCTCCTGGCGTTTGCCGCCATTGCAGCCCTCGGTCATGCGTCTTTCCACCCCTCTGCCCTCTCCCTGGTGAGCAGGATTGCGACCGGGGAGAACAGGGGGCGGATCACCTCCCTGTTCGTGGTGGGCGGGAATTTGGGCTACTCCCTCGGGCCCTTCCTGGCCGGCGCCCTGGTCCTGTACTTCGGCCTGCCGGGGCTGCTTGTGCTCCTGGTCCCTGCCGTGGTAATGGCGGTGCTGCTCAAAAGAATCCTTCCCCGCACAGAGCCGGTCCCCGTCCCTCAGCCGTCCCCGGGGCAAAATTCACGCGCATCACTCCGACCCCTCACCCTGCTCTTCGCGGCGGCGACGTTTCGGGCCTGGGCGGTATTTTCGGCCATAACCTTCATCCCCCCGCTTCTGGTGACCAGGGGATACGACATCTTCGTCGCGGACCTCGCGGTGACCCTGATGCTCCTCGCCGGAGTTGCCGGACAGGTGATCGGCGGGTCACTCTCGGACGTCTATGGAAAGAAGGAGTTCGTCCTGGCCGGGATGGGGCTCTCCCTTCCTGCGTTCTTCCTTTTCATCTTTTCGGACGGCTGGGCATCGCTCGCAGGACTCATCCTCTTCGGGTTCTTCCTCTGGTCAAGTTTCGCCATCACCGTCGCCATGTCCCACGAACTGGCCCCCCACCGGGTCGGGTTTGCCTCCGGGGTCATGCTTGGGGTCGCGATGGGAGCCGGGGGGGTGGGGGTGGCAGTCAACGGTTACCTCGCAGACCAGTACGGGCTCATCTCAGCGTTCGTCCCTATCCCGGCGCTTATCTTCATCGCGGCGCTCCTGATCTTCCTCCTTAAGTACCCCTGGAAGATCCTGAAAGGGAGAGCCTCCCTGCGTAACGAGTGA